One window of Cellulomonas shaoxiangyii genomic DNA carries:
- a CDS encoding polysaccharide biosynthesis tyrosine autokinase, giving the protein MELRDYLSIVIKRWVSIAALTVIGVGAAVAGTLLAKPTYTAVTQVYVSVQGSSSTNDLLQGANFTRQQVASYARLVTTPLVLGPVIDELGLDMRADDLAGRITAETPPSSAIVSISVSDESPSLAAALANAVAGEFRTAVSELDAPTDGTPSNVKLTVVRDAAAPEEPSSPNPKLNVALGLLVGLAVGVAVAVLRELLDTRVRDEASVANVTDTSVVGVIAFDEDVDSRPLIVQTDPQSPRAEAFRRLRTNVQFLEVDDRPSTIVVTSSLPGEGKSTTTINLAIALADAGTRVLLVDADLRRPSVAKRLGIEGSVGLTTVLIGRASLTDVVQPWGNGRLHVLPSGQIPPNPSELLGSKAMSTLLEQALGLYDIVLIDTPPLLPVTDAAILGRLSGGVLLVVGAGRVHRNQLAEALGALDAVDAHVLGIVVNREPRRQSSAYQYYEYTSDRSGSSAPRKPSRRTRSTKVRSAARLAAPEVAPPLQSGAAGHAAPLWPGESMSEAALRERRGLSPQHQRGAR; this is encoded by the coding sequence ATGGAGCTCCGCGACTACCTGTCGATCGTGATCAAGCGATGGGTGTCCATCGCCGCTCTGACCGTGATCGGTGTAGGTGCCGCCGTCGCAGGCACGCTGCTGGCGAAGCCCACGTACACCGCGGTCACGCAGGTGTACGTCTCGGTGCAGGGTTCCAGTTCCACGAACGACCTCCTGCAGGGCGCCAACTTCACGCGCCAGCAGGTCGCGTCGTATGCCCGCCTCGTCACCACCCCGCTCGTCCTGGGGCCTGTGATCGACGAGCTTGGCCTCGACATGCGGGCAGACGACCTCGCAGGCCGGATCACCGCCGAGACCCCGCCGAGCTCGGCCATCGTCAGCATCAGCGTCTCGGACGAGTCGCCGTCCCTCGCGGCCGCGCTCGCCAACGCGGTCGCCGGAGAGTTCCGGACCGCCGTGTCGGAGCTGGACGCGCCGACGGACGGTACGCCGTCGAACGTCAAGCTCACGGTCGTCCGCGACGCGGCTGCACCCGAGGAGCCGTCGTCGCCTAACCCGAAGCTGAACGTAGCGCTCGGCCTTCTCGTCGGCCTCGCCGTCGGCGTGGCCGTTGCTGTGCTCCGCGAGCTGTTGGACACACGCGTGCGTGACGAGGCGTCCGTCGCCAACGTCACCGACACGTCCGTCGTCGGGGTCATCGCGTTCGACGAGGACGTGGACAGCCGACCGCTGATCGTCCAGACCGATCCCCAGAGCCCTCGAGCGGAGGCGTTCCGTCGACTACGGACGAACGTGCAGTTCCTCGAGGTGGACGATCGCCCGAGCACCATCGTGGTGACGTCGTCGCTGCCAGGCGAGGGTAAGTCGACGACGACGATCAACCTCGCGATCGCTCTTGCGGATGCTGGTACCCGCGTGCTCCTCGTCGACGCGGACCTGCGCCGGCCGTCGGTCGCGAAGAGGCTGGGGATCGAGGGCAGCGTCGGCCTGACGACCGTCCTCATCGGCCGTGCGTCGCTCACCGACGTTGTCCAGCCGTGGGGCAACGGCAGGCTCCATGTGCTGCCGTCGGGACAGATCCCACCCAACCCCAGCGAACTTCTCGGTTCGAAGGCCATGTCGACGCTCCTCGAGCAGGCGCTCGGCCTCTACGACATCGTCCTCATCGACACGCCGCCGTTGCTGCCCGTGACGGATGCCGCGATCCTCGGCCGCCTGTCGGGGGGTGTTCTCCTCGTGGTCGGTGCTGGCCGCGTTCACCGCAATCAGCTCGCGGAGGCGCTGGGCGCGCTCGACGCGGTCGATGCGCACGTGCTGGGCATCGTGGTCAACCGCGAGCCGCGACGCCAGAGCAGTGCGTACCAGTACTACGAGTACACGTCGGACCGCTCAGGTTCCTCGGCGCCCCGGAAGCCGAGTCGACGGACGAGGTCGACGAAGGTCAGGTCCGCGGCTCGCCTGGCGGCGCCGGAGGTGGCGCCGCCCCTCCAGTCCGGCGCGGCCGGGCACGCCGCCCCGTTGTGGCCCGGCGAGTCGATGTCCGAGGCAGCACTCCGCGAGCGACGAGGGCTGTCGCCGCAGCACCAGCGTGGTGCCAGGTAG
- a CDS encoding LPXTG cell wall anchor domain-containing protein: MKIRRTVATAVTAAALALAPTAAFAYGAADYTNRGTASDTTPALGESFTITVEGPGNTPVNLTVTSNPASIPDSAISIAGTRTATKTTAANGVATFSVTLSQAGTYTAVVTDGVSGEVLSTQTFAVAAGSGAGGTASAGAGQLSATGSNAMPIALGAGALMLAGAGAIVVANKRRQGASA, encoded by the coding sequence ATGAAGATCCGCCGCACGGTCGCCACGGCCGTCACCGCTGCCGCACTCGCGCTGGCGCCGACCGCTGCGTTCGCGTACGGCGCAGCCGACTACACCAACCGCGGCACGGCGTCGGACACGACGCCCGCGCTCGGTGAGTCCTTCACCATCACCGTCGAGGGCCCGGGGAACACGCCGGTCAACCTGACGGTGACGTCGAACCCCGCGTCGATCCCGGACTCGGCGATCTCGATCGCCGGTACGCGGACCGCGACCAAGACGACCGCTGCCAACGGTGTCGCGACCTTCTCGGTCACGCTGTCGCAGGCCGGCACCTACACCGCCGTCGTCACCGACGGCGTGTCGGGCGAGGTCCTCAGCACCCAGACGTTCGCCGTCGCGGCGGGCTCCGGGGCCGGCGGCACGGCGTCGGCCGGCGCGGGCCAGCTGAGCGCCACGGGCTCGAACGCGATGCCGATCGCCCTCGGCGCGGGCGCGCTCATGCTCGCCGGTGCGGGTGCGATCGTGGTGGCGAACAAGCGTCGTCAGGGCGCGAGCGCCTGA
- a CDS encoding DUF4012 domain-containing protein codes for MIVVAAGTWFALDALRARDSLQAAAADVNRLQDLVTAGDVAGADLVVPDLQRHAADARERTEGPLWSVAAALPWAGPNVGAVRTVAQVVDGLAQRALPPLVQATQVVDPAALAPVDGALDLAPLIAIAPQVTGADTAVRASADQLAAVDVDGLVAQVAAPVRELRAQVAAVAADTATASRAVQLIPAMLGAEGPREYLVLVQNNAEPRATGGIAGAVLLLRAEDGRLEVVEQRTGGELSGLVEPVVELSPVEQDLFGPLLATDMRDVNFTPHFPRSAQIARSIWAQEIGGEVDGVLSVDPGALALVLGATGPVQVPGVGALTAEDVVPTLLNRVYLDLEDPRDQDAFFAATAAAVFGAVAGGQGDPAGAVDALAEAARQGRLMVWSADADEQALVEGTVLSGELRGTAGESPVVGVFLNDGTQAKVGYYLDVEGGVTSRSCRPDGSQELELALEYTYSAPADAATLPDYLIGLDHIVQPGEFQTNLLLYLPGNSRMTDLVIDGQPGQLHAQVHDDLSVGSLTWVFEPGQKRTIDATIHTGPGQSGDPLLRTTPTAAGFGNVSALSSCGSSS; via the coding sequence GTGATCGTCGTCGCCGCGGGCACGTGGTTCGCGCTCGACGCTCTGCGGGCACGTGACTCGCTCCAGGCGGCCGCCGCCGACGTGAACCGGCTGCAGGACCTCGTGACCGCAGGCGACGTCGCCGGTGCCGACCTGGTTGTCCCCGACCTCCAGCGCCACGCCGCCGATGCGCGCGAGCGGACGGAGGGTCCGCTCTGGTCGGTCGCGGCGGCGCTGCCGTGGGCGGGGCCGAACGTCGGGGCCGTGCGCACGGTCGCGCAGGTGGTCGACGGGCTCGCGCAGCGCGCGCTGCCGCCGCTCGTGCAGGCCACGCAGGTCGTCGACCCGGCGGCTCTCGCGCCGGTCGACGGTGCGCTCGACCTGGCCCCGCTCATCGCGATCGCACCGCAGGTCACGGGCGCCGACACGGCGGTGCGCGCGTCGGCCGACCAGCTCGCGGCCGTCGACGTGGACGGCCTGGTGGCGCAGGTCGCGGCGCCGGTGCGCGAGCTGCGGGCGCAGGTCGCCGCGGTCGCCGCGGACACCGCGACCGCGTCGCGCGCCGTGCAGCTCATCCCCGCGATGCTCGGCGCCGAGGGGCCGCGCGAGTACCTGGTCCTCGTGCAGAACAACGCGGAGCCGCGTGCCACCGGCGGGATCGCGGGCGCCGTGCTGCTGCTGCGGGCCGAGGACGGGCGGCTCGAGGTGGTGGAGCAGCGCACCGGCGGTGAGCTGTCCGGTCTCGTCGAGCCCGTCGTCGAGCTGAGCCCGGTCGAGCAGGACCTCTTCGGGCCGCTGCTCGCGACGGACATGCGCGACGTCAACTTCACGCCGCACTTCCCGCGGTCGGCGCAGATCGCCCGGAGCATCTGGGCGCAGGAGATCGGCGGCGAGGTGGACGGCGTGCTGTCGGTCGACCCGGGGGCGCTCGCCCTCGTGCTCGGCGCCACGGGCCCCGTCCAGGTGCCCGGTGTCGGCGCGCTGACCGCGGAGGACGTCGTGCCGACGCTCCTCAACCGCGTGTACCTCGACCTCGAGGACCCGCGGGACCAGGACGCGTTCTTCGCGGCGACGGCTGCGGCGGTGTTCGGCGCCGTCGCCGGCGGGCAGGGCGACCCGGCTGGCGCCGTGGACGCGCTGGCCGAGGCCGCGCGGCAGGGTCGGCTCATGGTCTGGTCCGCGGACGCGGACGAGCAGGCGCTCGTGGAGGGCACGGTCCTGTCCGGTGAGCTGCGCGGTACGGCTGGCGAGTCCCCGGTCGTGGGGGTGTTCCTCAACGACGGGACGCAGGCGAAGGTCGGCTACTACCTCGACGTCGAGGGCGGCGTGACGAGCCGCTCCTGCCGCCCGGACGGGAGCCAGGAGCTCGAGCTGGCGCTGGAGTACACGTATTCCGCGCCGGCTGACGCAGCGACGCTGCCCGACTACCTGATCGGGTTGGATCACATCGTCCAACCGGGTGAATTCCAGACCAACCTGCTGCTGTACCTGCCCGGTAATTCTCGAATGACGGACCTCGTCATCGACGGACAACCCGGGCAACTTCACGCGCAGGTGCACGACGACCTCAGTGTCGGCTCGCTGACGTGGGTGTTCGAACCGGGTCAGAAACGGACAATCGACGCCACAATCCACACCGGCCCTGGTCAGAGCGGTGATCCACTGCTACGGACCACGCCGACGGCCGCAGGTTTCGGGAATGTGTCAGCCCTTTCCTCGTGCGGATCCAGCAGTTAA
- a CDS encoding low molecular weight phosphatase family protein, protein MTQPPAPARVLTVCTGNICRSPVVERLLRQRLAGTDVVVESAGTHAVVGAPVSRPMVPLLAGAGADAGGFAARQLTPAVLRDVDLVVTLTRGHRSAVVEHAPAAVRRTFTLLELARLLRHVDPAALAAAGATPGERVRALPALAAAVRHLAGVGEDDVVDPIGQSDAVYRASFDAMAPAVDALAAALLAPAR, encoded by the coding sequence GTGACCCAGCCCCCCGCGCCCGCCCGCGTCCTCACCGTGTGCACCGGGAACATCTGCCGCTCCCCGGTCGTCGAGCGGCTCCTGCGGCAGCGGCTGGCGGGCACGGACGTGGTGGTGGAGTCCGCCGGGACGCACGCGGTCGTGGGCGCGCCCGTGAGCAGGCCGATGGTGCCGCTCCTCGCCGGCGCGGGCGCGGACGCCGGCGGGTTCGCCGCGCGGCAGCTCACGCCCGCCGTGCTCCGGGACGTCGACCTGGTCGTCACGCTCACGCGCGGGCACCGGTCGGCGGTCGTCGAGCACGCGCCCGCGGCGGTGCGCCGCACGTTCACGCTGCTCGAGCTCGCGCGCCTGCTGCGGCACGTCGACCCGGCCGCTCTCGCGGCGGCGGGGGCCACCCCCGGCGAGCGGGTGCGCGCGCTGCCCGCGCTGGCCGCGGCGGTCCGGCACCTCGCGGGCGTCGGGGAGGACGACGTCGTCGACCCGATCGGGCAGTCCGACGCGGTGTACCGGGCGTCGTTCGACGCGATGGCGCCCGCGGTCGACGCGCTCGCCGCCGCGCTGCTGGCGCCCGCGCGCTGA
- a CDS encoding DUF2530 domain-containing protein: MRSLLDTLLHPRRTPPPPLDVDLARVMSVGTVVWALALVVTGAFWAFGAAEPTTVAVCAAGTLVGVVGVVWARRLAREQREAEQDTDAA, translated from the coding sequence GTGCGCTCCCTCCTCGACACCCTCCTGCACCCCCGGCGCACACCGCCCCCGCCGCTCGACGTCGACCTCGCCCGCGTGATGTCCGTCGGGACGGTCGTGTGGGCCCTCGCCCTCGTCGTCACGGGCGCGTTCTGGGCGTTCGGCGCGGCGGAGCCGACCACGGTGGCCGTCTGCGCCGCGGGGACGCTCGTCGGGGTGGTCGGCGTCGTGTGGGCGCGCCGGCTCGCGCGTGAGCAGCGCGAGGCGGAGCAGGACACCGACGCAGCCTGA
- a CDS encoding CAP domain-containing protein produces the protein MPELPVVRRREIRRWQQRRRRRGPWVRLLAPVGVLALASGAVVALAPGAQAPGTVSAAVELVDRGRAAASRSTDRDAAATPTVTPTASPTDVPTPTPSAPAPTVTPEAAAPPEPAPPAPAPEAAPAPAPPAQQPAPAPAAAAAPADALTARIVELTNAERRAAGLGDLAVSACAAQQATQRTAVLVAEGRFEHDPLQPIVAACGAGAVGENLSLGYRSAEAAVEGWMNSSGHRANILRTSYRQIGVGCTSGPRGWLCAQVFLG, from the coding sequence GTGCCCGAGCTCCCCGTGGTCCGCCGACGTGAGATCCGGCGCTGGCAGCAGCGCCGGCGGCGGCGCGGGCCGTGGGTCCGCCTGCTCGCCCCGGTCGGTGTGCTGGCCCTCGCGTCGGGTGCCGTCGTGGCCCTGGCGCCGGGTGCGCAGGCGCCGGGCACGGTGAGCGCCGCCGTCGAGCTGGTGGACCGCGGACGCGCCGCCGCGTCGCGCAGCACCGACCGGGACGCCGCCGCGACCCCCACCGTGACGCCCACCGCCTCCCCGACGGACGTGCCCACGCCGACCCCGTCGGCGCCCGCGCCCACCGTGACCCCCGAGGCCGCCGCCCCGCCGGAGCCCGCGCCGCCCGCGCCCGCCCCGGAGGCCGCGCCGGCGCCGGCCCCGCCGGCGCAGCAGCCCGCCCCGGCGCCCGCCGCGGCCGCCGCCCCCGCCGACGCGCTCACCGCCCGCATCGTCGAGCTCACGAACGCCGAGCGGCGCGCCGCCGGCCTCGGTGACCTCGCGGTCTCGGCGTGCGCGGCGCAGCAGGCGACGCAGCGGACGGCCGTCCTCGTCGCCGAGGGACGCTTCGAGCACGACCCCCTGCAGCCGATCGTCGCGGCGTGCGGCGCCGGCGCGGTGGGGGAGAACCTGTCCCTGGGCTACCGGTCCGCCGAGGCCGCGGTCGAGGGGTGGATGAACTCGTCCGGGCACCGGGCCAACATCCTGCGCACGTCCTACCGGCAGATCGGTGTCGGCTGCACGTCCGGCCCGCGCGGGTGGCTCTGCGCGCAGGTGTTCCTGGGCTGA
- a CDS encoding YbdD/YjiX family protein, producing the protein MTPPRTGARRGVRWFVRALLGEDAYERYLEHQAAHGRGPGDPGVLTERQFWRDRTDRQDRAPQGRCC; encoded by the coding sequence GTGACGCCGCCGCGGACCGGCGCGCGGCGCGGGGTGCGGTGGTTCGTGCGCGCCCTGCTCGGCGAGGACGCGTACGAGCGGTACCTCGAGCACCAGGCCGCGCACGGCCGCGGCCCGGGCGACCCCGGTGTGCTGACCGAGCGGCAGTTCTGGCGCGACCGCACCGACCGGCAGGACCGCGCGCCGCAGGGACGCTGCTGCTGA
- a CDS encoding carbon starvation CstA family protein: MADRGQPVAGGRRDGVLDQDRDLPPVALDAAAVEAEDRRWTPLRIVVWSLVALLGGVAWVIIALVRGETVNAIWFVFAAVCTYLIAYRFYSRYIERHVLRPDDRRATPAEYSADGKDYVATDRRVLFGHHFAAIAGAGPLVGPVLAAQMGYLPGTVWIIVGVVLAGAVQDYLVLFFSMRRGGRSLGQMARDELGVVGGTAALLATLVIMVIIVAILALVVVNALAESPWGVFSVAMTIPIALFMGVYLRFLRPGKVAEVSVIGFVLLLTAIVGGGMIADTAWGADVFTLDRTTIAWGIVVYGFVAAVLPVWLLLAPRDYLSTFMKIGTIVMLAVAIVLVRPVLEQPAVSEFASTGTGPVVAGSLFPFLFVTIACGALSGFHALIASGTTPKLVEKERQTRLIGYGGMLMESFVAIMALVAALSIDRGIYFAMNASAAATGGTVEGAVAFVNGLGLTGVDLTPGVLEQTARDVGEETIVSRTGGAPTLSVGLAHIMQQVVGGSGMMAFWYHFAIMFEALFILTAVDAGTRVARFMLQDSIGNVVPRFRDTSWRPGAWFATAVMVTAWGAVLLMGVTDPLGGINTLFPLFGIANQLLAAIALAVCMAIIAKQGTARYLWVVALPLAFAAAVTITASFQKIFSPVPAIGYFAQHRAFRDALAAGETSFGTATSVEAMEAVVRNTMIQGVLSIVFVTLAIVVILTALGATYRSLRSGGAPSAEVPATPSRIFAPAGFLPTPPEKELEARWREHEAAHPPVRARGHA; encoded by the coding sequence ATGGCCGATCGTGGGCAGCCCGTGGCAGGGGGCCGCAGGGACGGCGTGCTGGACCAGGACCGCGACCTGCCGCCGGTGGCGCTCGACGCCGCCGCGGTCGAGGCGGAGGACCGTCGCTGGACCCCGCTGCGGATCGTCGTCTGGAGCCTCGTCGCCCTGCTCGGTGGCGTGGCGTGGGTGATCATCGCGCTGGTCCGCGGGGAGACCGTCAACGCGATCTGGTTCGTGTTCGCCGCGGTGTGCACGTACCTGATCGCGTACCGCTTCTACTCGCGGTACATCGAGCGGCACGTGCTGCGCCCGGACGACCGGCGCGCGACCCCGGCCGAGTACTCCGCCGACGGCAAGGACTACGTCGCCACCGACCGGCGCGTGCTGTTCGGCCACCACTTCGCGGCCATCGCCGGCGCCGGGCCGCTCGTGGGCCCCGTGCTCGCCGCCCAGATGGGGTACCTGCCGGGGACGGTGTGGATCATCGTCGGCGTCGTCCTGGCCGGGGCGGTGCAGGACTACCTGGTGCTGTTCTTCTCGATGCGCCGCGGCGGCCGGTCGCTGGGGCAGATGGCCCGCGACGAGCTCGGCGTGGTCGGCGGCACGGCGGCGCTGCTCGCGACGCTCGTCATCATGGTGATCATCGTCGCGATCCTCGCGCTGGTCGTCGTGAACGCGCTGGCCGAGAGCCCGTGGGGCGTCTTCTCCGTCGCGATGACCATCCCGATCGCCCTGTTCATGGGCGTGTACCTGCGGTTCCTGCGGCCCGGGAAGGTCGCCGAGGTGTCGGTCATCGGCTTCGTGCTGCTGCTCACCGCCATCGTGGGCGGCGGCATGATCGCCGACACCGCGTGGGGCGCCGACGTGTTCACGCTCGACCGCACGACCATCGCCTGGGGCATCGTCGTGTACGGCTTCGTGGCGGCGGTGCTGCCGGTGTGGCTGCTGCTGGCCCCGCGGGACTACCTGTCGACGTTCATGAAGATCGGCACGATCGTGATGCTCGCCGTCGCGATCGTGCTGGTCCGGCCGGTGCTCGAGCAGCCGGCGGTGAGCGAGTTCGCCAGCACCGGGACCGGGCCGGTGGTCGCGGGCTCGCTGTTCCCGTTCCTGTTCGTGACGATCGCGTGCGGTGCGCTGTCGGGCTTCCACGCGCTCATCGCGTCGGGCACGACGCCGAAGCTCGTCGAGAAGGAGCGCCAGACCCGCCTCATCGGCTACGGCGGCATGCTCATGGAGTCGTTCGTGGCGATCATGGCGCTGGTCGCGGCGCTGTCGATCGACCGGGGCATCTACTTCGCGATGAACGCCTCGGCGGCCGCGACGGGCGGCACCGTGGAGGGGGCCGTCGCGTTCGTCAACGGCCTCGGGCTGACCGGCGTGGACCTGACGCCCGGGGTGCTCGAGCAGACGGCGCGGGACGTCGGCGAGGAGACGATCGTGTCCCGCACGGGCGGTGCGCCGACGCTGTCCGTGGGGCTCGCGCACATCATGCAGCAGGTGGTCGGCGGCTCCGGGATGATGGCGTTCTGGTACCACTTCGCGATCATGTTCGAGGCGCTGTTCATCCTCACCGCGGTCGACGCGGGCACGCGCGTCGCGCGGTTCATGCTGCAGGACAGCATCGGCAACGTCGTCCCGCGCTTCCGCGACACGTCGTGGCGACCCGGCGCCTGGTTCGCCACCGCGGTGATGGTCACCGCGTGGGGCGCCGTGCTGCTCATGGGCGTCACCGACCCGCTCGGCGGCATCAACACGCTGTTCCCGCTGTTCGGGATCGCGAACCAGCTGCTCGCCGCGATCGCGCTCGCGGTCTGCATGGCGATCATCGCGAAGCAGGGCACGGCGCGGTACCTGTGGGTGGTGGCGCTGCCGCTGGCGTTCGCGGCGGCCGTCACGATCACGGCGTCGTTCCAGAAGATCTTCTCGCCCGTCCCCGCGATCGGGTACTTCGCGCAGCACCGCGCGTTCCGGGACGCGCTCGCGGCGGGGGAGACCAGCTTCGGCACCGCGACCAGCGTGGAGGCGATGGAGGCGGTCGTGCGCAACACGATGATCCAGGGCGTCCTGTCCATCGTGTTCGTGACCCTCGCGATCGTCGTCATCCTCACCGCGCTCGGGGCGACGTACCGGTCGCTGCGCTCCGGGGGTGCGCCGAGCGCGGAGGTGCCGGCCACGCCGTCGCGGATCTTCGCGCCCGCCGGCTTCCTGCCCACGCCGCCGGAGAAGGAGCTCGAGGCGCGGTGGCGCGAGCACGAGGCGGCGCACCCGCCCGTGCGCGCGCGGGGGCACGCGTGA